The following coding sequences are from one Nicotiana tabacum cultivar K326 chromosome 1, ASM71507v2, whole genome shotgun sequence window:
- the LOC142164617 gene encoding uncharacterized protein LOC142164617 — protein sequence MKRCCIRASTENVLQYQHQSMGSANDMLESAKEIFREQNRSAKQTTMKALLNTKMAEGSSVRDHVLKMMSLLNELEVLGAVIDKESQVEMVLQTLPDSFQQFRLNYNMNKMDLSLAKLLNELQAT from the coding sequence ATGAAGAGATGTTGCATTCGTGCCTCTACGGAGAATGTTTTGCAATATCAACATCAGTCTATGGGGTCTGCGAATGATATGCTCGAAAGTGCCAAAGAGATTTTCCGTGAGCAAAATCGTTCAGCTAAGCAAACAACCATGAAAGCCCTTTTGAACACCAAGATGGCTGAAGGATCATCGGTCAGGGACCATGTTCTGAAGATGATGAGTCTTCTGAATGAACTGGAGGTCCTTGGAGCCGTGATTGATAAGGAGTCTCAAGTTGAGATGGTCCTGCAGACTCTGCCTGATAGTTTTCAACAGTTTCGCTTGAACTATAATATGAACAAAATGGATTTGTCACTAGCAAAATTGTTGAATGAGCTGCAAGCAACATAA